A genomic window from Treponema maltophilum ATCC 51939 includes:
- a CDS encoding bifunctional 4-hydroxy-2-oxoglutarate aldolase/2-dehydro-3-deoxy-phosphogluconate aldolase, which produces MKPVMDESIQQKIARNGIVAVLEIDSEKDAVPVAQALVAGGVTAIELALRTEAAEPSISLIKKEVPDMMIGIGTVILPGQASRVKERGAVFAVSPGLNEAIVREAQNCGLPFAPGVSTATEIEAAYALGCTFLKFFPAAPLGGVSYLKSVSAPYKHLGLRYFPLGGISEDNMTEYASLAQVSAVGGTWIASRDLIQKKDWAEIERRAARAVDLWNKARLSH; this is translated from the coding sequence ATGAAACCCGTTATGGACGAATCTATTCAGCAAAAAATAGCGCGCAACGGCATCGTTGCGGTGTTGGAAATCGATTCGGAAAAAGACGCCGTTCCGGTTGCGCAGGCTTTGGTCGCAGGCGGCGTAACGGCGATAGAACTTGCGCTGCGCACCGAAGCGGCCGAACCGTCGATTTCTTTAATCAAAAAAGAAGTTCCCGATATGATGATCGGAATCGGAACGGTGATTTTGCCCGGACAGGCATCGCGCGTAAAAGAACGCGGAGCGGTATTTGCGGTTTCGCCGGGCTTAAACGAAGCGATTGTGCGCGAAGCGCAAAACTGCGGTCTTCCGTTTGCACCCGGAGTTTCCACCGCTACCGAAATCGAAGCGGCTTACGCTTTAGGCTGCACCTTTTTAAAGTTTTTTCCGGCCGCGCCCTTGGGCGGCGTTTCGTATTTAAAGAGCGTGTCGGCGCCGTATAAGCATTTGGGCTTACGTTATTTTCCGCTCGGCGGTATTTCGGAAGACAACATGACCGAGTACGCTTCGCTTGCACAGGTGAGTGCCGTCGGCGGCACGTGGATCGCTTCGCGCGATTTGATTCAAAAAAAAGACTGGGCGGAAATAGAGCGCCGCGCTGCGCGCGCCGTCGACTTATGGAACAAAGCGCGCCTTTCGCACTGA
- a CDS encoding bactofilin family protein, producing the protein MFEVKDTDFFDLEEDDFDTVLASDITFSGTIRFAQPFMIKGSMDGSIHATSDLVVDTQAVVKADIVAQRVLVRGKVTGNIEAKGLVFVTSGGSVTGDITSEKVVLEPGSVFTGRCTMLQAT; encoded by the coding sequence ATGTTTGAAGTAAAAGATACCGATTTTTTCGATTTGGAAGAAGACGATTTCGACACCGTTTTGGCTTCCGACATAACTTTTTCCGGCACGATCCGCTTTGCCCAACCCTTTATGATTAAAGGAAGCATGGACGGCTCGATTCATGCAACGAGCGACTTGGTTGTGGATACGCAAGCCGTCGTCAAAGCCGATATCGTCGCTCAACGCGTACTGGTGCGCGGAAAGGTTACCGGAAACATCGAAGCGAAAGGCTTGGTGTTTGTAACATCCGGCGGTTCCGTTACGGGCGATATTACATCGGAAAAAGTGGTGCTTGAACCCGGCAGCGTCTTTACCGGCCGCTGTACGATGCTTCAGGCAACATGA